One window of Manihot esculenta cultivar AM560-2 chromosome 17, M.esculenta_v8, whole genome shotgun sequence genomic DNA carries:
- the LOC110604663 gene encoding DNA replication licensing factor MCM3 isoform X2 has product MATMDDRSSHKRAFLEFLDQNIYKDEIKAMINHKRRRLIINISDLHSFQDFGPRILKDPSEYLQPFCDAATDVARSIDPKYLKEEEQVLVGFEGPFVSRRVTPRDLLSEFIGSMVCVEGIVTKCSLVRPKVLKSVHYCPATGDFTTREYRDITSNVGLPTGSVYPTRDGHGNLLVTEYGLCKYKDHQTLSMQEVPENSAPGQLPRTVDVIVEDDLVDSCKPGDRVAIVGIYKALPGRSKGSVNGVFRTVLIANNVSLLNKEANAPIYSPEDLKNIKKIAERDDTFDLLGNSLAPSIYGHSWIKKAVVLLMLGGVEKNLKNGTHLRGDINMMMVGDPSVAKSQLLRAIMNIAPLAISTTGRGSSGVGLTAAVTSDQETGERRLEAGAMVLADRGVVCIDEFDKMNDQDRVAIHEVMEQQTVTIAKAGIHASLNARCSVVAAANPIYGTYDRSLTPTKNIGLPDSLLSRFDLLFIVLDQMDPDVDRQISEHVLRMHRYRSAFDGGEGTLHGGPRYGREDEGDSESSVFVKYNRMLHGRKAERGRKRDTLTIKFLKKYIHYAKHRIQPELSDEASEHIATAYAELRSASSTAKTGGTLPITARTLETMIRLSTAHAKLKLSRKLIG; this is encoded by the exons GATTCTAAAGGACCCGAGTGAGTATCTGCAGCCATTCTGTGATGCAGCCACAGATGTGGCTCGTAGCATTGATCCTAAGTACCTGAaggaagaagagcaagttcttgTAGGTTTTGAGGGGCCTTTTGTCTCTCGCCGTGTCACTCCGAGAGACCTTCTCTCTGAATTTATTGGTTCCATGGTCTGCGTTGAGGGCATTGTTACAAAAT GTTCTCTTGTACGGccaaaagttttaaaaagtgTTCACTACTGTCCTGCAACTGGGGATTTCACAACTCGTGAATATCGTGACATTACATCTAATGTGGGGTTGCCTACAGGTTCTGTGTATCCTACAAGG GATGGGCACGGAAATTTATTGGTCACTGAGTATGGTTTGTGCAAGTACAAAGATCATCAAACCTTGTCAATGCAAGAAGTACCAGAAAATTCTGCTCCTGGTCAGCTTCCACGAACAGTAGATGTCATAGTTGAGGATGACCTGGTTGATTCATGCAAGCCTGGAGATCGTGTGGCTATAGTTGGAATATATAAAGCACTTCCTGGAAGAAGCAAGGGTAGTGTGAATGGAGTATTCAG GACTGTTCTCATAGCTAATAATGTTTCTTTGCTCAACAAGGAGGCCAATGCACCAATTTACAGTCCAGAAGACCTTAAGAACATCAAAAAGATAGCTGAAAGGGATGATACTTTTGATCTGCTAGGTAATTCACTGGCACCTTCAATATATGGGCATTCCTGGATAAAAAAAGCAGTGGTTCTATTGATGCTTGGGGGAGTGGAAAAGAACTTGAAGAATGGAACTCATTTACGAGG TGACATTAACATGATGATGGTTGGTGATCCATCTGTTGCCAAATCTCAACTTTTAAGAGCAATAATGAATATTGCTCCCTTGGCCATATCAACAACTGGTCGTGGTTCGTCTGGTGTAGGATTGACAGCTGCTGTTACTTCTGATCAAGAAACTG GAGAAAGAAGGCTAGAAGCTGGAGCCATGGTTCTTGCTGACAGAGGTGTTGTCTGTATTGATGAGTTTGACAAGATGAATGATCAGGATCGTGTTGCTATACATGAAGTTATGGAGCAGCAAACTGTTACAATAGCCAAAGCGGGTATTCATGCATCGCTGAATGCTCGATGTAGTGTGGTGGCTGCTGCAAATCCCATATATGGAACT TATGACCGCTCATTGACACCAACAAAGAATATTGGACTTCCAGACTCTTTGCTTTCCCGTTTTGATTTACTGTTCATAGTATTGGATCAGATGGATCCTGATGTTGACCGTCAAATTTCAGAGCATGTGTTGCGTATGCATCGTTACCGTTCTGCTTTTGATGGAG GTGAAGGGACACTTCATGGAGGTCCAAGATATGGAAGAGAAGATGAAGGTGATTCTGAGTCATCCGTCTTTGTCAAGTATAACCGAATGCTTCATGGAAGGAAAGCAGAAAGGGGCCGGAAGCGTGACACTCTTACAATCAAGTTTCTTAAGAAGTATATCCATTATGCAAAACATAGGATTCAGCCTGAGCTGAGTGACGAG GCATCTGAACATATTGCAACGGCATATGCTGAGCTTAGAAGTGCTAGTTCAACTGCAAAG ACCGGAGGAACACTTCCAATCACTGCCAGAACCTTAGAAACCATGATACGTCTCTCCACTGCCCATGCCAAATTGAAGTTGAGTAGGAAG CTCATAGGTTAG